The Dyadobacter sp. 676 DNA window TCGGCTTATCTCTTTCCGGGATTCGTGAAGGGGACGGTCTGTTTCCGCAACGGGACCCGGCGCGATGCGTTGATGAATTACCACTTTACCGAGGGCAGGATGCAGTTTCTTAACCAGCGGGCGGATACGATGTTATTTACCGGCAAATACCTCATCGACCACGTGGAAATAGCAGGGCGCGGGTTTCTGCTCACGGACGCGCATCTGGATATGGAGGTTGTAGCAACGTCCGGACGCGTTCGGCTCGCTGCAAGGACCCGTTCGGAGATCGTCGGCAATAAGCTCAGCCATTCGGGGCAGAGGTTCTCTGCATCTGCGGGCTCTGTTCCCTCCGGCCTGATGGTTAGCAACCAGGGCGGGCATTTTCTGTGGGAGAATAATTCGGCGGGGCATTTACAGTCGTTAAAAACCTCCTTTTTTCTGGTCGACCAGAACGGAACAGTGCGGCCCGCCTCGCGCCGCGCCTTCATGAACGTGTACGCGCGCCACAAACGGCGGCTATCGCGCTACCTACGTGAGTACCACGTCGATTTCGGCGATGCGGCGGACCTGCAAAAGCTGCTCGTTTTTTGCGGGGAACTGACCGCTTTTCAACAATAACCAGCCATTCGGACATTTCAGGAGCAAATCGGGCATAATTGCCTGCTATTTGGTAAGTTAGCGTATCGATAGTGATTTACTTGACGCTAACGGAACGCTATGAGGACATCTTTTCTCCTGTTCTTTTTCTGGCTGGCCGGAAGGGCATACGGGCAGGTATGCCAACCGGATCCCGCTACGCCGGACATCGCCGCGCTTGAAGGCAGAAGCGCAAAGGCGCGGATCGATGGCGCGTCGCTCCGCGTAATGGCTTCCGATAATTTTGACGTTACCTATGACCGCTGCGAATGGGAGGTGGATCCGGCGGTCAGTTACATTAAAGGCATGGTAACGACCCATTTTGTGATGAATGCGGACGGCGCGGACATCACGCTCGATCTGACGAGCGCACTTACCGTTTCATCGGTGCGGCAGCGGGGCAACGATGTCGCATTTGTCCATGCAGGCGACGCGCTCACCATTACTTTGCAAAACCCGCTTTCACAGGGCGCCAGGGATTCGGTGACGATCAGCTATGAAGGAACGCCGTCGGCGGCGAATTCGGCTTTTATTGTTTCTACGCACGGATCGCCGGTAACGCCTGTACTGTGGACTTTAAGCGAGCCATACGGGAGCCGCGACTGGTGGCCCTGCAAAAATGGCCTCGACGACAAGGCCGATTCGATCGACATTTACATTACGCACCCGGCCATTTACAAAGCCGCTTCAAACGGACTGCTGAAAAGCGAAACTGCTGTCGCCGGTTCCAAAACCCGCACACACTGGCAGCACCGTTACCCGATCGCAAGCTATCTGGTCGCTATGGCCGTTACCAATTATAACGTGTTGGACAATAACGTGATGATCGGGGGGACAAACGTGCCGTTTAAAACCTATTATTATCCCGAAAGCCAGCTTACCTTTCAGAACGGCGCGCAAAACGCGCTGAATGCGATGGTGCAGTTCAGCAGCCTGTTCGGAGACTATCCCTTCAAAAACGAAAAATATGGCCATGTACAGTTTGGCTGGGGAGGCGGAATGGAGCATCAAACCTGTTCGTTTATGGTTAATATGAACGAAACGCTGGTAGCCCACGAACTTGCCCATCAGTGGTTTGGCGACAAGGTTACCTGCGGAGCCTGGCAGGATATCTGGCTGAACGAGGGTTTTGCGACGCATCTCGCCAGCATTTACATGGAAACCAAGTACCCGGCCAACACCAAGACCACCAGGACCAACGAGATCAACACGATCACATCCCAGCCGGGCGGCTCCGTGTGGGTAGACAATGTAAGCGACGTTAACCGCATTTTCAGCAACCGTCTCAGCTACCTGAAAGGCTCACATTTGCTCTATATGCTGCGCTGGATCCTGGGTGATGCCACATTCTTTACGGCAGTTAATAATTACCTCTCCGACCCTGCGCTGGCGTATGGTTACGCGACGACGGCCGATCTTAAAAGTCATCTGGAAGCGGCAAGCGGTAAGGACCTCACCTATTTTTTTGACCAGTGGTTTACCGGGCAGGGATACCCGTCGTATCAGGTGGAATGGTACCCAGTGGGTAATTCGGTGCAGGTGAGACTGAATCAGACCCAGTCGCATGCGTCGGTGGGCTTTTTTCGGCTGCCTGTGCCGTTGCTTTTCCGCAACACGAATACCAACCAGCAGAAACTCGTCGTGTTCGATCATACCTCCGACGGGCAGCTTTTTGCCGACAATCTTGGTTTCGAAGCAACAGAAGTGCTTTTGGATCCGGATGTTTGGTTGATCACCCGAAATAATACGCTTACCAAGACCTCCGGACCATTGCCGGTTGTTTTCAGCAGGTTCAGCATTGAATGCCGTGGCAACAGTCCGCGGTTATGCTGGCAGACGACCGAGGAGGTGAATGCGGATTACTTCGAAATAGAACAAAGTACGGACGCCAGGCAATGGAAGACTGTCGGCAGGGTGCAGGCCGTGGGCAATTCGCGGGTAACGAACGACTATTTCTTTGACACCGAAGGGGCATTAAGCCAGGGTTATTTCCGGATAAGGGAAACCGACATGGACGGCAAGATGCAGGGAACACGGATCATCGCCGCGAAGTGCGGGGCGGGGAATGAGAGCTGGAAGGTTTATCCGAACCCCGTACGCGATGTTTTTACGCTCAGCAATTCTCTCGGGAAGCCGGTGGCTGGCGAACTTTTGCTTTTTGACGTTCGGGGAAACCGCGTTTTGCTGGAATCGTCTTCGCCCGCCGGCGACAGGCGAAATTTTAATGTACAACATTTGCGGCCCGGTCTGTATTCCCTGCCATCCGGAGCGGGGCGGGAGGGGTTCAGGATACTGAAAGAATAATGAATTAACCGGTTCACACACTATCGCCTATGAAAACATACATTTTGTCCCTGCTGCTTTTATCGCATGCCGTCCCCGGACTTTTGAGGGGGGCCTTATCTGCAATCAGCCACACCTGCCAGCATTGTCATCCGATGGCGTACCGATATCGCAACGGATAGCCGCGTCAGTTTCGGGCTTTCTCCCGGTTCACTGTCGGAGACCGTCGACAGCACGTCGCTTGTGACGGAGCATGAGGTAAAACTCACCGGCCTTCAACCGGAAACGAAATATTATTACTCGATAGGCTCTTCGCAGATTGTGCTGCAAGGCGACGCCGGTAATTTTTTTCAAACCCCGCCGCCACCTGCCAAGGCCGGTAAGTATCGCATCGGGGCGTTAGGCGATTGCGGGAACAATTCCGCGAACCAGCTGGCCGTGCGGGACCGGCTGGCGGATTACCTCGGTCAGGATTATATGAATGCCTGGCTTTTGCTCGGAGACAATGCTTACGCCAACGGGAACGACACGGAATATCAAAGTGGTTTCTTCAATATTTACAAAGAGCGGTTTTTAAAACAGTCGCCGCTCTATCCATGTCCTGGAAACCACGATTATGCCAACAATGCGTCGCGCCAGGTTGACCACGCGGTTCCGTACTATGGTATTTTCACGGTCCCGACGGGCGGCGAGGCGGGGGGCACGGCATCGGGGACGAAGTCGTTCTATTCTTTTGATTATGGAAATATCCATTTTCTATCACTCGACTCCTATGGGAAAGAGGATGGCTCCATGAGATTATACGACACGCTCGGCAAGCAGGTACAATGGGTCAAAGCGGATCTGGCGGCCAATGTAAACAAGGATTGGGTCGTAGCCTACTGGCATCACCCGCCTTTTACCAAAGGTTCGCACGATTCGGACACCGAGGCCGAGCTGATGAAGATCAGGGAGAATTTTATCCGGATCCTCGAACGGAATGGCGTGGATCTCATTCTGTGCGGGCACAGCCACGATTACGAACGGTCGAAACTGATGAAAGGGCATTATGGCTCCGAAAATTCCTTCGATGCTTCGGTTCATAATATAAGCCAGTCGAACGGCAGGTATGATGGCTCGGCCGGGTCGTGTCCTTATATTAAAAAATCGCCGGAAAATGCGGGCACGGTTTACGTGGTGGCAGGCTCGGCTGGCCAGCTCGGCGCGACAACGCCGGGCTACCCGCATGACGCCCTGCCCATGGCGGATGCGCAACACGGCGGAGCCTTGCTTTTGCAAGTGGAAGGTAACCGGCTGGACGGTCAATGGATCGCATCCGACGGCGTTGTCCGAGACCAGTTTACGATCATGAAAGACGTCAATGCGAAGCAATCCCTTCAAATGCCGGAAGGCCAGGGTATTACGCTTAGGGCTTCCTACGTGGGCACGTATGCGTGGAGCACGGGCGATACGAATTGCGAAATTGTAGTAAATCCGTCTCAAAACACCGAATACATTGTGCATGACGAATATGCGTGCCTCTCCGACACGATCACGGTTGTTGTTACCGATCCGTTACCGGTACGGCTGACCAGTTTTTCGGGCTTTTGGGAAAACGGCGGCGTTACATTGCAATGGGGGACGAGCGAGGAAAACAATGCGAGTCACTTCGTGATCGAACGGTCGGCCGACGGGCGTCGTTTCGAATCGATCGGTAAGATCGCGGCCGCGGGCGAATCGCGGGAGACGAGGCATTATCATTACCAGGACGGGGGTGTTACGGGACGGTGGGGGAAGGTCTATTACCGACTGGTCGAGGTAGACCACGACGGCCGGAGGCAGGTCTCCCGTATCATTGCCGTACAAATGGACGTTCCGGATGACGGCCTGATCCGTGTTCAGCCTAATCCTTCGGGTGGAGGGAACGTCATTGTCGAAATAGCGGCGGGATTAGGAAATTGCGAGTTAATCCTGACGGATATCAGCGGGCATTTGCTTAAAAGAAGTAAAATAGTTTCTGAAAATAATCCGAATAAAGTCTCATTCGGAGCGCTGGCATCCGGTACATACATTATAACCCTGATTATTGGAGGTGATAGTATTTACGAAAAAATTGTTGTTCAATAAATTTCAACTGCCGGATAGATATACTCCACAAAATATCGCTAACTAGCGTATCAAGGTTTGAATGAACTGTATTCAAGCCAAAATTAACAATCAGATGCGCTATTCTTTCCATTTCCTTTTATTACTTACTGGTATTGCCTTTCAACTGGCCGGTTGCGATCGGAAGGGGAATCGGGTGACCATCTCGATTAACCACCGCCCGGCCGCCGGGGATACGGTGCGAATTTTCCGGGCCAATATGGTAAATCTGGATGATATCGAATTGGGGAAAGTGGTATTGGACAGCACCGGAAAAGGCGTAGCGCAATTTGAATTGAATGCCCCTGTTTTTGCCTACGCCCGCGCAGAACATTTGGCAACAGGCTTTTTTATCGAGCCGGGAAACGACGTGGCCATCGAGCCGCCGAAACCGAAAGGGACGTTATCTGTAAGCTACGAAGGCGACGGAGCGGCGGTTAACCAATTCATTAATGAAGCGGGCCAATTCAGGCATAACCTGGAAAAATGGAATGGGAAATATGCGATCCAGCTTGAAATGGATGAGTTTTTAAAAGCAAAAGACTCGTTGCAGCGAGGTTACGATCAATTGTTTAACAAGCTGAAATCAGAAGAAAAGGTATCGGGAGACTTGCTCGATTTGCTTGCCAGACATATCGAAATGAGTATGCTGTTATATCAATACAATTACGCATTGGGAAGAGATTCGTCGGAAATTCCCGACCCGGTCAGGCAGGTTGTAAATAAAATGCCGATCGACACCATTGCGTTGAAAACCGGGATGTACGACTATGCTTTGATCGCGTCATTTTTTTACCAGCACCATATCAATAATGCGATCTACGATAAAAACAAAGCGATGGACAGCGATTCCCTGGATGTAATTTTCCCATTGCTTGTAGAAGAAGAGATAAAGTCAAATAAATATCCCAAACAAATTGAAGACTTTCTTCGGGTGAAAAGTGCTGATTGCCAAATCAGGATGAACGGCCTTACGCCAAGTATGATCAAACTCGCTGAAAAACTTGAAAAAGAGATAGCGTCCGGGGAATTCAAAAGCGTAATACGCGAAGATATTGCACGATGGGGAAAGTTGGGCCCGGGGAAACCGGCGCCCGTATTTTCAGGCATAACGCCGGATGGAAAGACGGTGTCGTTGGCCGATCTGCGCGGGAAAATTGTTTACGTCGATATCTGGGCAACGTGGTGCGGTTATTGTATCGACGAGTTTCCGGATTCCAAAAAAGTACAGGCAGAGTTTCAAGGCAATGATCAGGTCGCATTTCTGTATGTGTCTGTCGACCGGGATACGCTGGCCTGGAAGAAAATGGTTGCGGCGGGCAAAGTCCCAGGGGGGGCTGCATATGCTCAATGGCCCGGATGCGCCTGAATCCATCTGGAATTTATACCACGTATGGGGTATTCCGCGCTATCTGCTGATCGACGCGCAGGGCCGGATGGTAGCAGCACACGCGGCGGGGCCGTCGTCCGGAGAAGTTCAGGCAGAACTGCGCAAGCTATTGACCGTAAGTCGTGTCGCGCAAAAATAAGCGTGGGTACCTAAGCCGGGCGAGCGGGCGCCAACCCCAACTCCGCCAATGCACGCGGAAAATTCCGCCCTTCATGCCCCGAGCGACTGAGTTTGACCAATGCAAACCGTTCAAGGATATCGAGCCGCATCCATTGGCTGGCGGAAATGGCCGGGCAGTTCCATTCCTGCGTTCGCTCGTGCACCTCCGCGGGAACGTCCGCGTAGAGCCACGAAGGGTCGAGGTTTTTTAGCAGACCAGGTACTGTGTTCGTGTATTTCCAAACCAGTTCGTTCACGTAATCGGTATAGATTTCGATTTCCGGCCCCGTGTGGCACGGCATTTCCGCCAGCAGGTCTTTTTCGTCGTAATTGAGTCTGGCCCAGTCCGCAAGTTGCAGTTTCACGCGGCAGGTGTCGAGCTTGTAGCGCACGATCATCGGAATGCAGCGCAGGCTGCCGACAAAGTCGCTTTCGAATGCGAAGAAACGGGTTTCGATGGCGGGTGTCGCTGTCATGGTCAGGCTGGTTCGAGGTTGGATGATCGGGTTAATTCGACGGCCAGGAAAACGGCTTTGCCGTTGTCGCAGGTAGGGCAGCAGTAGCCGGCCGGAAGGTCTTCGAAGGCGGTCCCGGGTGGGATATCGCCGAGGATGTCGCCAAACTCGGGATCATAAATGGTCAGGCAATCGGGGCATTGGTGCACCATCTTTGCCGGTTTGACGGCCGCTTTGGCTTCGTCGGGCTCGGACAGCATAGTTTTCAGAGTATCCCTCGATCGCTGATTGTTAAACCGCCTGCAAAGACGTTCCAGCTGGGCAGGCAAATGTATTTTAAACAAGCCCCTTTCAAACAGCACCAGCGCGCGGCTGTTTGGGTTGAAGTTTTCGGTATAATAAAGGTCGTAAACGCTGAACAATGGAAGCTGTCCAATCCGCAGCAATGGCCGTTTACGAATGAGTATCGAGCCGAATACCTCGGATTTAGGGCGGGTCTGGATGCCGAAGCAAAGCCCGAAAGTGCGGGTGTCGTTTTTGGAAAAATAGCGGATCAGCTCGTTCTTTAGCCGGGCGCCGTCGCCGTTATGGTCTTCGGTCTGCCAGGCAAGCTCGTTAGCGGCATGGCGGACATTGATATTGTGCTTTCCGAGAACATTGCTCCACGCCTCGCGGTATTGGTCTTCTATTCCCTTGATAACTAATGACTTCCATGGTGTTGAGCAAATTTCTCCCACCCTGGTTTTAAGGCACAATGCGCACACATCGAGCAGGAATTCAATCGAAAATTCCTCGTCGCGCCGGTAAAGCCCGAGCCAAGTGCGCGATTCGTAGCGGTTGAAACCTTCGTAATAGGGCAGGGAAAAGGAAGGCAACTCCAACTCCTGCTGTGAGGGTTGGAAAACATAGCGAATGCGTTCGCTCACTGCCGTTTTCAAGGCATTTTCGTCATTCAGGCCCTCTTCCAACATGCATTCTTCCACCACTTTCGACAGCCGTCCTATTTCGTTGGTGTAGATCAGGTCATCCCATTTGAAAACCGTGTTGGTTTGCTTCAAACGCACATACAAATACCAGAAATGGGGCTCGGGCGAGGAAATGAAATTGAGATTACCCGTAAAAAAGGGTGTAAAGCTCTGATTGGAATCCGAAATGTTGACTTTCAGGCCCGGCTTCCAGCTGGGTTCGAAATCGAAACTATCGAGCACCGAATGGTACTCGCTCGCATTGAGCCATTGCCCTGTCCGGAAAACTTCTTCGCCGCAATAAGAACTCACGATATTAGGCCGGCGGTCGGTATTGACCTCGTAAAAAATACTCAGGTTTTTGAAATCACTTTCCAGAAACCGCATATCCTCGTAATGCACGGTCATCAGCAACTGCTGCCGCGACCCAAAACGGACTTTCCGGACATTCGCATTCCACGCCGCCAAAAGAATGTCTTTCAGGTGCCCCGGCGAAGCAATTCCCCCGGGCAGGTTGATTTTGATGTGGTAGTAATCGCGCATCGTGTATTACGGTTTTGTGGTCGGGTGGAGTCAGGTATTGTCAGGTGTAGTCAGGTGTTGTCAAGTGTG harbors:
- a CDS encoding metallophosphoesterase, with the translated sequence MATDSRVSFGLSPGSLSETVDSTSLVTEHEVKLTGLQPETKYYYSIGSSQIVLQGDAGNFFQTPPPPAKAGKYRIGALGDCGNNSANQLAVRDRLADYLGQDYMNAWLLLGDNAYANGNDTEYQSGFFNIYKERFLKQSPLYPCPGNHDYANNASRQVDHAVPYYGIFTVPTGGEAGGTASGTKSFYSFDYGNIHFLSLDSYGKEDGSMRLYDTLGKQVQWVKADLAANVNKDWVVAYWHHPPFTKGSHDSDTEAELMKIRENFIRILERNGVDLILCGHSHDYERSKLMKGHYGSENSFDASVHNISQSNGRYDGSAGSCPYIKKSPENAGTVYVVAGSAGQLGATTPGYPHDALPMADAQHGGALLLQVEGNRLDGQWIASDGVVRDQFTIMKDVNAKQSLQMPEGQGITLRASYVGTYAWSTGDTNCEIVVNPSQNTEYIVHDEYACLSDTITVVVTDPLPVRLTSFSGFWENGGVTLQWGTSEENNASHFVIERSADGRRFESIGKIAAAGESRETRHYHYQDGGVTGRWGKVYYRLVEVDHDGRRQVSRIIAVQMDVPDDGLIRVQPNPSGGGNVIVEIAAGLGNCELILTDISGHLLKRSKIVSENNPNKVSFGALASGTYIITLIIGGDSIYEKIVVQ
- a CDS encoding nitrate reductase associated protein, coding for MTATPAIETRFFAFESDFVGSLRCIPMIVRYKLDTCRVKLQLADWARLNYDEKDLLAEMPCHTGPEIEIYTDYVNELVWKYTNTVPGLLKNLDPSWLYADVPAEVHERTQEWNCPAISASQWMRLDILERFALVKLSRSGHEGRNFPRALAELGLAPARPA
- a CDS encoding rubredoxin, with protein sequence MRDYYHIKINLPGGIASPGHLKDILLAAWNANVRKVRFGSRQQLLMTVHYEDMRFLESDFKNLSIFYEVNTDRRPNIVSSYCGEEVFRTGQWLNASEYHSVLDSFDFEPSWKPGLKVNISDSNQSFTPFFTGNLNFISSPEPHFWYLYVRLKQTNTVFKWDDLIYTNEIGRLSKVVEECMLEEGLNDENALKTAVSERIRYVFQPSQQELELPSFSLPYYEGFNRYESRTWLGLYRRDEEFSIEFLLDVCALCLKTRVGEICSTPWKSLVIKGIEDQYREAWSNVLGKHNINVRHAANELAWQTEDHNGDGARLKNELIRYFSKNDTRTFGLCFGIQTRPKSEVFGSILIRKRPLLRIGQLPLFSVYDLYYTENFNPNSRALVLFERGLFKIHLPAQLERLCRRFNNQRSRDTLKTMLSEPDEAKAAVKPAKMVHQCPDCLTIYDPEFGDILGDIPPGTAFEDLPAGYCCPTCDNGKAVFLAVELTRSSNLEPA
- a CDS encoding TlpA disulfide reductase family protein — translated: MRYSFHFLLLLTGIAFQLAGCDRKGNRVTISINHRPAAGDTVRIFRANMVNLDDIELGKVVLDSTGKGVAQFELNAPVFAYARAEHLATGFFIEPGNDVAIEPPKPKGTLSVSYEGDGAAVNQFINEAGQFRHNLEKWNGKYAIQLEMDEFLKAKDSLQRGYDQLFNKLKSEEKVSGDLLDLLARHIEMSMLLYQYNYALGRDSSEIPDPVRQVVNKMPIDTIALKTGMYDYALIASFFYQHHINNAIYDKNKAMDSDSLDVIFPLLVEEEIKSNKYPKQIEDFLRVKSADCQIRMNGLTPSMIKLAEKLEKEIASGEFKSVIREDIARWGKLGPGKPAPVFSGITPDGKTVSLADLRGKIVYVDIWATWCGYCIDEFPDSKKVQAEFQGNDQVAFLYVSVDRDTLAWKKMVAAGKVPGGAAYAQWPGCA
- a CDS encoding M1 family aminopeptidase codes for the protein MRTSFLLFFFWLAGRAYGQVCQPDPATPDIAALEGRSAKARIDGASLRVMASDNFDVTYDRCEWEVDPAVSYIKGMVTTHFVMNADGADITLDLTSALTVSSVRQRGNDVAFVHAGDALTITLQNPLSQGARDSVTISYEGTPSAANSAFIVSTHGSPVTPVLWTLSEPYGSRDWWPCKNGLDDKADSIDIYITHPAIYKAASNGLLKSETAVAGSKTRTHWQHRYPIASYLVAMAVTNYNVLDNNVMIGGTNVPFKTYYYPESQLTFQNGAQNALNAMVQFSSLFGDYPFKNEKYGHVQFGWGGGMEHQTCSFMVNMNETLVAHELAHQWFGDKVTCGAWQDIWLNEGFATHLASIYMETKYPANTKTTRTNEINTITSQPGGSVWVDNVSDVNRIFSNRLSYLKGSHLLYMLRWILGDATFFTAVNNYLSDPALAYGYATTADLKSHLEAASGKDLTYFFDQWFTGQGYPSYQVEWYPVGNSVQVRLNQTQSHASVGFFRLPVPLLFRNTNTNQQKLVVFDHTSDGQLFADNLGFEATEVLLDPDVWLITRNNTLTKTSGPLPVVFSRFSIECRGNSPRLCWQTTEEVNADYFEIEQSTDARQWKTVGRVQAVGNSRVTNDYFFDTEGALSQGYFRIRETDMDGKMQGTRIIAAKCGAGNESWKVYPNPVRDVFTLSNSLGKPVAGELLLFDVRGNRVLLESSSPAGDRRNFNVQHLRPGLYSLPSGAGREGFRILKE